In a genomic window of Corvus moneduloides isolate bCorMon1 chromosome 17, bCorMon1.pri, whole genome shotgun sequence:
- the MANBAL gene encoding protein MANBAL produces the protein MAAELDFSPPEIPEPTFMENVLRYGLFFGAIFQLICVLAIILPVSKSHKTDSDSFEPKNSETVKKPKGTAPQISKKPKKETKKKR, from the exons ATGGCTGCAGAGTTGGATTTCTCCCCACCCGAAATCCCTGAGCCCACATTCATGGAGAATGTGCTGCGCTATGGACTCTTCTTTGGAGCCATTTTCCAGCTGATCTGTGTGCTTGCCATAATCCTGCCCGTGTCCAAGTCCCACAAGACA GACTCAGACAGTTTTGAACCTAAGAATTCAGAGACGGTGAAGAAGCCAAAGGGAACTGCTCCACAGATAAGCAAGAAACCCAAGaaggaaaccaaaaagaaaCGATAG